Proteins encoded by one window of Candidatus Nitrosocosmicus hydrocola:
- a CDS encoding NUDIX domain-containing protein: MNNKIPHIKFKAILNNNNNEILFMNDVEHDNHKSMKLPEGMILYGEAPENALKRTILEYTDIEVEPLALLGIYSSMTLDAGNTIHSVTIVFICLILDLGKESNKSNCVWLYRDNHTKMPLNEEDNRILRDYTLWRVDKSTHWTSKLCD, from the coding sequence TTGAACAATAAAATACCGCATATAAAGTTCAAGGCCATCCTAAATAACAATAACAATGAGATTCTTTTTATGAACGATGTTGAACATGACAATCATAAATCGATGAAACTTCCAGAAGGAATGATATTATATGGTGAAGCACCTGAAAACGCGTTAAAAAGGACTATACTTGAGTATACGGATATCGAAGTAGAACCTCTAGCCTTATTGGGAATTTATTCTAGTATGACACTGGATGCAGGTAACACTATCCACTCAGTAACCATAGTATTTATTTGTCTTATTTTAGATCTTGGAAAGGAATCTAATAAATCAAATTGTGTATGGCTGTATAGGGATAATCATACAAAAATGCCCCTAAATGAAGAGGATAACAGAATTCTAAGGGATTACACTTTGTGGCGGGTAGACAAGTCAACTCACTGGACTAGTAAACTTTGTGATTGA